In one window of Legionella fallonii LLAP-10 DNA:
- a CDS encoding dimethylarginine dimethylaminohydrolase family protein yields the protein MKILMCEPKHYNVSYEINPWMNKEIPVDKSKALSQWVQFKDTLHFCNIDTQLIQPVEGLPDLVFTANAALMINKKAYLSNFRYDERKKEAHYNKLWFIEHNIPVDESALDSNYYFEGEGDALFAGSHMLFVGHGFRSEKAYFHHIQQILNLDVIYCELVNPYFYHLDTCFCPLDENTALWWPQAFSESTQTAIRNAIDVISVSEDEAKQFCCNAVVSNKNIIIPSGCNEVKKQLESMGFKVFCCDMSEYIKAGGACKCLTLILE from the coding sequence ATGAAAATTCTTATGTGCGAACCCAAACATTATAATGTCAGCTACGAAATTAACCCTTGGATGAATAAAGAAATACCGGTAGATAAGAGTAAAGCGTTATCCCAATGGGTACAATTTAAAGACACTCTTCATTTCTGTAACATTGATACTCAGCTCATTCAACCAGTTGAAGGCTTACCTGACTTAGTTTTTACAGCTAACGCGGCTCTTATGATTAATAAGAAAGCGTATTTAAGTAATTTTCGCTACGATGAAAGAAAAAAAGAAGCCCATTACAATAAGTTATGGTTTATAGAACATAATATCCCTGTCGATGAGAGTGCTTTAGACAGTAATTATTATTTTGAGGGCGAAGGTGATGCGCTTTTTGCAGGATCTCATATGCTATTTGTTGGTCATGGTTTTCGTTCAGAAAAAGCTTATTTTCATCACATACAACAGATTTTAAACCTAGATGTTATCTATTGCGAACTGGTTAATCCTTATTTCTACCACCTCGACACCTGTTTTTGCCCATTAGATGAAAATACAGCTTTATGGTGGCCCCAAGCATTTTCTGAGTCAACTCAAACTGCAATTAGAAATGCTATTGACGTTATTAGTGTTTCGGAAGATGAGGCAAAGCAATTCTGCTGTAACGCTGTAGTTTCCAACAAGAATATTATCATTCCTTCGGGATGCAATGAGGTTAAAAAACAGTTAGAAAGTATGGGTTTTAAGGTCTTTTGTTGTGATATGAGTGAGTATATTAAGGCTGGCGGAGCCTGTAAATGCTTGACTCTAATACTGGAATAG